In Primulina eburnea isolate SZY01 chromosome 5, ASM2296580v1, whole genome shotgun sequence, a single window of DNA contains:
- the LOC140831813 gene encoding stearoyl-[acyl-carrier-protein] 9-desaturase, chloroplastic-like — protein MALITNLAFNSYKMMSYFPDANDIRPSRRVSMASTLHSSSVEVTNLKEPFTAPRNELKQVTRFMPPEKGEIINGVNDWVENNILVMLKDVEKSWQPSDYLPDYTSEGYEDQVKELRERTKEIPDDFFVALVGHMITEEALPTYQTFFSTFDGVRDDTGVNPTPLAAWLRGWTAEENRHGDLLNRYLYLSGRVDMKQIEKTIQYLISSGMDVRTENNTYHGIIYVSFQERATFISHGNTARLAKKYGDTKLAQICGVIAADEKRHEIAYTRIAEKFFEIEPDDMVRSFADMMKKKIVMPAHMMYDGVDKNLFINFSAVGQQIGVYTTRDYTDIMEYLVDRWGVEKLTGLSDEGRKAQEYLCGLVPRFRKLEERAQAQANQASASVPFSWIFGRKI, from the exons ATGGCACTTATAACGAATCTTGCTTTCAATTCCTACAAGATGATGTCTTATTTTCCTGATGCTAATGATATCAGACCTTCTCGCAGAGTTTCCATGGCGTCGACACTTCATTCTTCTTCAGT GGAGGTAACAAACCTAAAAGAACCATTCACTGCCCCGAGAAATGAACTCAAACAAGTGACTCGTTTCATGCCACCAGAAAAAGGTGAGATCATAAATGGGGTGAATGATTGGGTCGAAAACAATATCTTGGTGATGCTAAAAGACGTCGAGAAATCTTGGCAGCCGAGTGACTATTTACCCGACTACACTTCCGAAGGATACGAAGATCAGGTCAAAGAACTGAGGGAGAGAACCAAAGAGATCCCAGATGACTTTTTCGTTGCATTGGTTGGTCACATGATTACGGAGGAAGCACTTCCAACTTATCAGACATTTTTTAGTACATTTGATGGAGTCAGAGATGATACTGGTGTTAACCCCACGCCTTTGGCAGCTTGGCTCCGAGGGTGGACTGCAGAAGAGAATCGGCACGGCGATCTTCTCAATCGATATCTTTATCTTTCAGGGCGCGTTGATATGAAGCAAATCGAGAAAACCATACAATACTTGATCAGTTCTGGAatg GATGTACGCACGGAGAACAACACATATCATGGAATTATCTACGTTTCATTTCAAGAAAGGGCAACCTTCATATCTCATGGAAACACTGCTAGGCTTGCCAAAAAATATGGggatacaaaactggctcagatTTGTGGGGTTATTGCCGCAGATGAGAAACGCCATGAAATTGCCTACACCAGAATTGCCGAGAAGTTCTTTGAGATCGAACCTGATGACATGGTTAGGTCTTTCGCTGAcatgatgaagaagaaaatcgtAATGCCAGCCCATATGATGTATGACGGTGTGGATAAAAATCTTTTCATAAACTTCTCAGCCGTCGGACAACAGATTGGAGTTTACACTACCAGGGACTATACAGACATTATGGAATACTTAGTGGACAGATGGGGTGTGGAGAAGTTGACAGGCCTCTCAGACGAGGGGCGTAAAGCACAAGAATATTTGTGTGGGTTAGTTCCAAGGTTCAGGAAGTTAGAAGAGAGGGCACAAGCACAGGCAAATCAAGCATCGGCCAGCGTTCCCTTTAGTTGGATATTTGGTAGAAAGATTTGA